One window from the genome of Bubalus kerabau isolate K-KA32 ecotype Philippines breed swamp buffalo chromosome 17, PCC_UOA_SB_1v2, whole genome shotgun sequence encodes:
- the FHOD1 gene encoding FH1/FH2 domain-containing protein 1 isoform X4 — protein MRAPTLKAHSCHLIQEAKVQLETQDKREERKLQLEDCALQVSPSGYYLDPELSLEEQREMLEGFFEEISKGRKPTLILRTQLSVRVNAILEKLYGSSGPELRRSLFSLKQIFQEDKDLVPEFVHSEGLSCLTRVGAAADHNYQTYILRALGQLMLFVDGMLGVVAHTETVQWLYTLCASLSRLVVKTALKLLLVFVEYSESNAPLFIRAVNSVASTTGAPPWANLVSILEEKNGTDPELLVYTVTLINKTLAALPDQDSFYDVTDALEQQGMEALIQHHLGKAGTDVDLRAQLVLYENALRLEDGDLEEVVTGGRRTTRRKPSSEEGKRSRRSLEVRSPEPGSTGPASPVVSTSAASLVLPTSSTSRPVGPASPPSPASSPVGPASGLHSTLRLFPSVSVAPSSDSSCERSVYKLHQTAPVWAPESPPVPQVPTGEARLEARFLENVAAAETEKQAALAQGRAETLAGAMPDDMDGCPAPDGPALPTKRKTVKLFWRELKLAGVRGGSGSRFGPSPTLWASLEPVSVDTARLEHLFESRAKDVLPSKKAGEGRRTMTTVLDPKRSNAINIGLTTLPPVHVIKAALLNFDEFAVSKDGIEKLLTMMPTEEERQKIEEAQLANPDVPLGPAENFLMTLASIGGLAARLQLWAFKLDYDSMEREIAEPLFDLKVGMEQLVQNATFRCILATLLAVGNFLNGSQSSGFELSYLEKVSEVKDTVRRQPLLHHLCALVLQARPDSSDLYSEIPALARCAKVDFEQLTENLGQLERRSRAAEDSLRSLAKHDLAPALRARLTHFLVHCTRRVAMLRVVHRRVCNRFHAFLLYLGYTAEAAREVRIMQFCHTLREFALEYRTCRDRVLQQQQKRATYRERNKTRGRMITETEKFSGVAGETPSKPSVPVAVSSGPGEGDADSHATMKSLLASKPEDATHGRRSRGMVQSSSPVMPTAVGPSTVPPEEPPGSSLPSDTSDEIMDLLVQSVTKSSPRALAARERKRSRGNRKSLRRTLKSGLGEDLVQALGLSKGPGLEV, from the exons ATGCGGGCTCCCACCCTCAAGGCCCATTCATGTCATCTCATTCAGGAAGCCAAAGTCCAATTGGAGACCCAAgataaaagggaggaaagaaaattacag CTCGAGGACTGTGCCCTGCAAGTGTCTCCATCTGGATATTACCTGGACCCTGAGCTGTCCCTGGAAGAGCAGCGGGAGATGTTGGAGGGCTTCTTTGAAGAGATCAG CAAAGGGCGGAAGCCTACTCTGATCCTGCGAACCCAGCTCTCCGTGAGGGTCAATGCCATCTTAG AAAAGTTGTATGGCTCCAGTGGCCCTGAGCTCCGCCGCTCCCTCTTCTCACTAAAGCAGATCTTCCAG GAGGACAAGGACCTGGTGCCTGAATTCGTGCACTCTGAGGGGCTGAGTTGCCTGACCCGCGTGGGCGCCGCTGCTGACCACAACTACCAGACCTACATCCTCCGAG CCCTAGGCCAGCTGATGCTGTTTGTGGATGGGATGCTGGGGGTGGTGGCCCACACTGAGACCGTGCAGTGGCTGTACACGCTGTGTGCCAGCCTG TCCCGCTTGGTGGTGAAGACAGCCCTGAAACTGCTACTGGTGTTCGTGGAATACTCTGAGAGCAACGCACCGCTGTTCATCCGTGCAGTCAACTCTGTGGCCAGCACCACGG GTGCTCCTCCGTGGGCCAATTTGGTGTCCATCCTGGAGGAGAAGAACGGCACTGACCCCGAGCTGCTGGTGTACACTGTCACCCTCATCAACAAG ACTCTGGCAGCCCTCCCGGACCAGGACTCCTTCTACGACGTGACAGATGCACTGGAGCAGCAGGGCATGGAAGCACTGATCCAGCACCACTTGGGCAAGGCGGGCACTGACGTCGACCTGCGAGCCCAACTTGTACTCTATGAG AACGCCCTGCGGTTGGAGGATGGAGACCTCGAAGAAGTCGTCACAGGTGGGCGGCGCACCACCCGCCGAAAACCTTCCTCAGAGGAGGGCAAGAGGAGCCGCCGATCTCTGGAAGTGCGCTCCCCAGAGCCTGG CTCCACAGGCCCCGCCTCTCCGGTCGTCTCCACCTCCGCTGCCAGCCTGGTCCTGCCGACCAGCTCCACCTCCCGCCCCGTAGGCCCCGCCTCACCTCCAAGCCCCGCCTCCAGCCCCGTGGGCCCTGCCTCTGGCCTCCATAGCACCTTGAGACTCTTTCCTAGCGTCTCCGTGGCGCCCTCATCCGACAGCTCCTGTGAGAGGAGCGTCTACAA acTTCACCAAACTGCTCCTGTTTG GGCCCCTGAGAGCCCACCTGTCCCCCAGGTCCCTACTGGGGAGGCCAGGCTGGA AGCCCGGTTCCTGGAGaatgtagcagcagcagaaacagaaaAGCAGGCTGCGCTGGCCCAGGGCCGGGCAGAAACATTGGCCGGTGCCATGCCGGATGATATGGACGGGTGTCcag CACCTGatggccctgccctccccaccaagAGGAAGACAGTAAAACTCTTCTGGCGGGAGCTAAAGTTGGCTGGAGTCCGTGGAGGCTCTGGCAGTCGCTTTGGGCCCAGCCCCACCCTGTGGGCCTCACTAGAGCCTGTCTCAGTGGATACAGCCCGGCTAGAACACCTGTTTGAGTCCCGAGCCAAGGACGTGTTGCCTTCCAAG AAAGCTGGTGAGGGCCGCCGTACAATGACCACAGTGCTGGACCCCAAGCGCAGCAATGCCATCAACATCGGCCTAACCACACTGCCACCTGTGCACGTGATCAAGGCTGCCCTGCTCAACTTTGATGAGTTTGCTGTAAGCAAGGATGGCATCGAG AAGCTACTGACCATGATGCCCACGGAGGAGGAGCGGCAGAAGATCGAGGAGGCCCAGCTGGCCAATCCTGACGTACCCTTGGGCCCAGCTGAGAATTTCCTGATGACTCTCGCCTCCATCGGGGGCCTGGCTGCCCGCCTACAACTCTGGGCCTTCAAACTGGATTATGACAGCATGGAGCGG GAAATTGCAGAGCCACTGTTCGACCTGAAAGTGGGCATGGAACAACTGGTGCAAAATGCCACCTTCCGCTGCATCCTGGCCACCCTGCTGGCTGTGGGCAACTTCCTCAATGGCTCCCAG AGCAGCGGCTTTGAGCTGAGCTACCTGGAGAAGGTGTCAGAAGTGAAGGACACGGTGCGCCGCCAGCCCCTGCTGCACCACCTGTGCGCTCTGGTGCTGCAGGCCCGGCCCGACTCCTCCGACCTGTACTCGGAGATCCCCGCCCTGGCCCGCTGTGCCAAG GTGGACTTTGAGCAGCTGACTGAGAACCTGGGGCAGCTGGAGCGCCGGAGCCGGGCAGCTGAAGACAGCCTGCGGAGCCTGGCCAAGCACGATCTGGCTCCAGCCTTGCGTGCCCGCCTCACCCACTTCCTGGTGCACTGTACCCGCCGTGTTGCCATGCTGAGGGTCGTACACCGCCGTGTCTGCAACAG GTTCCATGCCTTCCTGCTGTACCTGGGGTACACGGCAGAGGCAGCCCGTGAGGTCCGCATCATGCAGTTTTGCCACACGCTGCGGGAGTTCGCACTGGAGTATCGGACCTGCCGGGACCGGGTgctgcagcagcaacagaagcggGCCACATACCGTGAGCGCAACAAGACTCGGGGACGTATGATCACTGAG ACAGAGAAGTTCTCAGGTGTGGCTGGGGAAACCCCCAGCAAGCCGTCTGTCCCTGTGGCTGTGAGCAGTGGGCCGGGAGAAGGTGATGCTGATAGTCATGCCACCATGAAGAGTCTGCTGGCCAGCAAGCCCGAGGATGCCACACATGGCCGTCGCAGCAGAG GCATGGTCCAGAGCAGCTCCCCAGTCATGCCTACAGCAGTGGGGCCCTCCACTGTACCCCCGGAAGAACCTCCAGGCTCCAGTTTACCCAGTGACACTTCAGATGAGATCATGGACCTGCTGGTGCAGTCAGTGACCAAGAGCAGCCCCCGTGCCTTAGCTGCTAGGGAACGCAAGCGTTCCCGTGGCAACCGCAAGTCTT TGAGACGGACGCTGAAGAGCGGGCTGGGAGAGGATCTGGTACAGGCACTTGGACTGAGCAAGGGTCCTGGCCTGGAAGTGTGA
- the FHOD1 gene encoding FH1/FH2 domain-containing protein 1 isoform X3 produces MAGEEDRGDGELVSLVTVRVQYLEDTDPFACANFPEPRRAPTCSLDGALPLGAQIPALHRLLGAPLKLEDCALQVSPSGYYLDPELSLEEQREMLEGFFEEISKGRKPTLILRTQLSVRVNAILEKLYGSSGPELRRSLFSLKQIFQEDKDLVPEFVHSEGLSCLTRVGAAADHNYQTYILRALGQLMLFVDGMLGVVAHTETVQWLYTLCASLSRLVVKTALKLLLVFVEYSESNAPLFIRAVNSVASTTGAPPWANLVSILEEKNGTDPELLVYTVTLINKTLAALPDQDSFYDVTDALEQQGMEALIQHHLGKAGTDVDLRAQLVLYENALRLEDGDLEEVVTGGRRTTRRKPSSEEGKRSRRSLEVRSPEPGSTGPASPVVSTSAASLVLPTSSTSRPVGPASPPSPASSPVGPASGLHSTLRLFPSVSVAPSSDSSCERSVYKLHQTAPVWAPESPPVPQVPTGEARLEARFLENVAAAETEKQAALAQGRAETLAGAMPDDMDGCPAPDGPALPTKRKTVKLFWRELKLAGVRGGSGSRFGPSPTLWASLEPVSVDTARLEHLFESRAKDVLPSKKAGEGRRTMTTVLDPKRSNAINIGLTTLPPVHVIKAALLNFDEFAVSKDGIEKLLTMMPTEEERQKIEEAQLANPDVPLGPAENFLMTLASIGGLAARLQLWAFKLDYDSMEREIAEPLFDLKVGMEQLVQNATFRCILATLLAVGNFLNGSQSSGFELSYLEKVSEVKDTVRRQPLLHHLCALVLQARPDSSDLYSEIPALARCAKVDFEQLTENLGQLERRSRAAEDSLRSLAKHDLAPALRARLTHFLVHCTRRVAMLRVVHRRVCNRFHAFLLYLGYTAEAAREVRIMQFCHTLREFALEYRTCRDRVLQQQQKRATYRERNKTRGRMITETEKFSGVAGETPSKPSVPVAVSSGPGEGDADSHATMKSLLASKPEDATHGRRSRGMVQSSSPVMPTAVGPSTVPPEEPPGSSLPSDTSDEIMDLLVQSVTKSSPRALAARERKRSRGNRKSLRRTLKSGLGEDLVQALGLSKGPGLEV; encoded by the exons ATGGCGGGCGAGGAAGACCGCGGGGACGGGGAGCTTGTATCACTGGTGACCGTGCGGGTGCAGTACCTAGAGGACACCGACCCTTTCGCATGTGCCAACTTCCCGGAGCCGCGCCGGGCCCCCACCTGCAGCCTGGACGGGGCGCTGCCCCTGGGCGCGCAGATACCCGCCCTGCACCGCCTGCTGGGGGCGCCGCTCAAG CTCGAGGACTGTGCCCTGCAAGTGTCTCCATCTGGATATTACCTGGACCCTGAGCTGTCCCTGGAAGAGCAGCGGGAGATGTTGGAGGGCTTCTTTGAAGAGATCAG CAAAGGGCGGAAGCCTACTCTGATCCTGCGAACCCAGCTCTCCGTGAGGGTCAATGCCATCTTAG AAAAGTTGTATGGCTCCAGTGGCCCTGAGCTCCGCCGCTCCCTCTTCTCACTAAAGCAGATCTTCCAG GAGGACAAGGACCTGGTGCCTGAATTCGTGCACTCTGAGGGGCTGAGTTGCCTGACCCGCGTGGGCGCCGCTGCTGACCACAACTACCAGACCTACATCCTCCGAG CCCTAGGCCAGCTGATGCTGTTTGTGGATGGGATGCTGGGGGTGGTGGCCCACACTGAGACCGTGCAGTGGCTGTACACGCTGTGTGCCAGCCTG TCCCGCTTGGTGGTGAAGACAGCCCTGAAACTGCTACTGGTGTTCGTGGAATACTCTGAGAGCAACGCACCGCTGTTCATCCGTGCAGTCAACTCTGTGGCCAGCACCACGG GTGCTCCTCCGTGGGCCAATTTGGTGTCCATCCTGGAGGAGAAGAACGGCACTGACCCCGAGCTGCTGGTGTACACTGTCACCCTCATCAACAAG ACTCTGGCAGCCCTCCCGGACCAGGACTCCTTCTACGACGTGACAGATGCACTGGAGCAGCAGGGCATGGAAGCACTGATCCAGCACCACTTGGGCAAGGCGGGCACTGACGTCGACCTGCGAGCCCAACTTGTACTCTATGAG AACGCCCTGCGGTTGGAGGATGGAGACCTCGAAGAAGTCGTCACAGGTGGGCGGCGCACCACCCGCCGAAAACCTTCCTCAGAGGAGGGCAAGAGGAGCCGCCGATCTCTGGAAGTGCGCTCCCCAGAGCCTGG CTCCACAGGCCCCGCCTCTCCGGTCGTCTCCACCTCCGCTGCCAGCCTGGTCCTGCCGACCAGCTCCACCTCCCGCCCCGTAGGCCCCGCCTCACCTCCAAGCCCCGCCTCCAGCCCCGTGGGCCCTGCCTCTGGCCTCCATAGCACCTTGAGACTCTTTCCTAGCGTCTCCGTGGCGCCCTCATCCGACAGCTCCTGTGAGAGGAGCGTCTACAA acTTCACCAAACTGCTCCTGTTTG GGCCCCTGAGAGCCCACCTGTCCCCCAGGTCCCTACTGGGGAGGCCAGGCTGGA AGCCCGGTTCCTGGAGaatgtagcagcagcagaaacagaaaAGCAGGCTGCGCTGGCCCAGGGCCGGGCAGAAACATTGGCCGGTGCCATGCCGGATGATATGGACGGGTGTCcag CACCTGatggccctgccctccccaccaagAGGAAGACAGTAAAACTCTTCTGGCGGGAGCTAAAGTTGGCTGGAGTCCGTGGAGGCTCTGGCAGTCGCTTTGGGCCCAGCCCCACCCTGTGGGCCTCACTAGAGCCTGTCTCAGTGGATACAGCCCGGCTAGAACACCTGTTTGAGTCCCGAGCCAAGGACGTGTTGCCTTCCAAG AAAGCTGGTGAGGGCCGCCGTACAATGACCACAGTGCTGGACCCCAAGCGCAGCAATGCCATCAACATCGGCCTAACCACACTGCCACCTGTGCACGTGATCAAGGCTGCCCTGCTCAACTTTGATGAGTTTGCTGTAAGCAAGGATGGCATCGAG AAGCTACTGACCATGATGCCCACGGAGGAGGAGCGGCAGAAGATCGAGGAGGCCCAGCTGGCCAATCCTGACGTACCCTTGGGCCCAGCTGAGAATTTCCTGATGACTCTCGCCTCCATCGGGGGCCTGGCTGCCCGCCTACAACTCTGGGCCTTCAAACTGGATTATGACAGCATGGAGCGG GAAATTGCAGAGCCACTGTTCGACCTGAAAGTGGGCATGGAACAACTGGTGCAAAATGCCACCTTCCGCTGCATCCTGGCCACCCTGCTGGCTGTGGGCAACTTCCTCAATGGCTCCCAG AGCAGCGGCTTTGAGCTGAGCTACCTGGAGAAGGTGTCAGAAGTGAAGGACACGGTGCGCCGCCAGCCCCTGCTGCACCACCTGTGCGCTCTGGTGCTGCAGGCCCGGCCCGACTCCTCCGACCTGTACTCGGAGATCCCCGCCCTGGCCCGCTGTGCCAAG GTGGACTTTGAGCAGCTGACTGAGAACCTGGGGCAGCTGGAGCGCCGGAGCCGGGCAGCTGAAGACAGCCTGCGGAGCCTGGCCAAGCACGATCTGGCTCCAGCCTTGCGTGCCCGCCTCACCCACTTCCTGGTGCACTGTACCCGCCGTGTTGCCATGCTGAGGGTCGTACACCGCCGTGTCTGCAACAG GTTCCATGCCTTCCTGCTGTACCTGGGGTACACGGCAGAGGCAGCCCGTGAGGTCCGCATCATGCAGTTTTGCCACACGCTGCGGGAGTTCGCACTGGAGTATCGGACCTGCCGGGACCGGGTgctgcagcagcaacagaagcggGCCACATACCGTGAGCGCAACAAGACTCGGGGACGTATGATCACTGAG ACAGAGAAGTTCTCAGGTGTGGCTGGGGAAACCCCCAGCAAGCCGTCTGTCCCTGTGGCTGTGAGCAGTGGGCCGGGAGAAGGTGATGCTGATAGTCATGCCACCATGAAGAGTCTGCTGGCCAGCAAGCCCGAGGATGCCACACATGGCCGTCGCAGCAGAG GCATGGTCCAGAGCAGCTCCCCAGTCATGCCTACAGCAGTGGGGCCCTCCACTGTACCCCCGGAAGAACCTCCAGGCTCCAGTTTACCCAGTGACACTTCAGATGAGATCATGGACCTGCTGGTGCAGTCAGTGACCAAGAGCAGCCCCCGTGCCTTAGCTGCTAGGGAACGCAAGCGTTCCCGTGGCAACCGCAAGTCTT TGAGACGGACGCTGAAGAGCGGGCTGGGAGAGGATCTGGTACAGGCACTTGGACTGAGCAAGGGTCCTGGCCTGGAAGTGTGA
- the FHOD1 gene encoding FH1/FH2 domain-containing protein 1 isoform X1, whose translation MAGEEDRGDGELVSLVTVRVQYLEDTDPFACANFPEPRRAPTCSLDGALPLGAQIPALHRLLGAPLKLEDCALQVSPSGYYLDPELSLEEQREMLEGFFEEISKGRKPTLILRTQLSVRVNAILEKLYGSSGPELRRSLFSLKQIFQEDKDLVPEFVHSEGLSCLTRVGAAADHNYQTYILRALGQLMLFVDGMLGVVAHTETVQWLYTLCASLSRLVVKTALKLLLVFVEYSESNAPLFIRAVNSVASTTGAPPWANLVSILEEKNGTDPELLVYTVTLINKTLAALPDQDSFYDVTDALEQQGMEALIQHHLGKAGTDVDLRAQLVLYENALRLEDGDLEEVVTGGRRTTRRKPSSEEGKRSRRSLEVRSPEPGSTGPASPVVSTSAASLVLPTSSTSRPVGPASPPSPASSPVGPASGLHSTLRLFPSVSVAPSSDSSCERSVYKLHQTAPVWAPESPPVPQVPTGEARLEARFLENVAAAETEKQAALAQGRAETLAGAMPDDMDGCPDTRESRYSQEPTPAPRTPQSAAPRILLCAQQSLEPEPREPLAPPSPKAEPVWELPARVPRLCIGDLDFSDLGEDEDQDMLNMESVEAEKGIPPPPPPPPLLSGSLPPPPPPPPPPLKSPFPPTPPPPPAVPVPHSAPDGPALPTKRKTVKLFWRELKLAGVRGGSGSRFGPSPTLWASLEPVSVDTARLEHLFESRAKDVLPSKKAGEGRRTMTTVLDPKRSNAINIGLTTLPPVHVIKAALLNFDEFAVSKDGIEKLLTMMPTEEERQKIEEAQLANPDVPLGPAENFLMTLASIGGLAARLQLWAFKLDYDSMEREIAEPLFDLKVGMEQLVQNATFRCILATLLAVGNFLNGSQSSGFELSYLEKVSEVKDTVRRQPLLHHLCALVLQARPDSSDLYSEIPALARCAKVDFEQLTENLGQLERRSRAAEDSLRSLAKHDLAPALRARLTHFLVHCTRRVAMLRVVHRRVCNRFHAFLLYLGYTAEAAREVRIMQFCHTLREFALEYRTCRDRVLQQQQKRATYRERNKTRGRMITETEKFSGVAGETPSKPSVPVAVSSGPGEGDADSHATMKSLLASKPEDATHGRRSRGMVQSSSPVMPTAVGPSTVPPEEPPGSSLPSDTSDEIMDLLVQSVTKSSPRALAARERKRSRGNRKSLRRTLKSGLGEDLVQALGLSKGPGLEV comes from the exons ATGGCGGGCGAGGAAGACCGCGGGGACGGGGAGCTTGTATCACTGGTGACCGTGCGGGTGCAGTACCTAGAGGACACCGACCCTTTCGCATGTGCCAACTTCCCGGAGCCGCGCCGGGCCCCCACCTGCAGCCTGGACGGGGCGCTGCCCCTGGGCGCGCAGATACCCGCCCTGCACCGCCTGCTGGGGGCGCCGCTCAAG CTCGAGGACTGTGCCCTGCAAGTGTCTCCATCTGGATATTACCTGGACCCTGAGCTGTCCCTGGAAGAGCAGCGGGAGATGTTGGAGGGCTTCTTTGAAGAGATCAG CAAAGGGCGGAAGCCTACTCTGATCCTGCGAACCCAGCTCTCCGTGAGGGTCAATGCCATCTTAG AAAAGTTGTATGGCTCCAGTGGCCCTGAGCTCCGCCGCTCCCTCTTCTCACTAAAGCAGATCTTCCAG GAGGACAAGGACCTGGTGCCTGAATTCGTGCACTCTGAGGGGCTGAGTTGCCTGACCCGCGTGGGCGCCGCTGCTGACCACAACTACCAGACCTACATCCTCCGAG CCCTAGGCCAGCTGATGCTGTTTGTGGATGGGATGCTGGGGGTGGTGGCCCACACTGAGACCGTGCAGTGGCTGTACACGCTGTGTGCCAGCCTG TCCCGCTTGGTGGTGAAGACAGCCCTGAAACTGCTACTGGTGTTCGTGGAATACTCTGAGAGCAACGCACCGCTGTTCATCCGTGCAGTCAACTCTGTGGCCAGCACCACGG GTGCTCCTCCGTGGGCCAATTTGGTGTCCATCCTGGAGGAGAAGAACGGCACTGACCCCGAGCTGCTGGTGTACACTGTCACCCTCATCAACAAG ACTCTGGCAGCCCTCCCGGACCAGGACTCCTTCTACGACGTGACAGATGCACTGGAGCAGCAGGGCATGGAAGCACTGATCCAGCACCACTTGGGCAAGGCGGGCACTGACGTCGACCTGCGAGCCCAACTTGTACTCTATGAG AACGCCCTGCGGTTGGAGGATGGAGACCTCGAAGAAGTCGTCACAGGTGGGCGGCGCACCACCCGCCGAAAACCTTCCTCAGAGGAGGGCAAGAGGAGCCGCCGATCTCTGGAAGTGCGCTCCCCAGAGCCTGG CTCCACAGGCCCCGCCTCTCCGGTCGTCTCCACCTCCGCTGCCAGCCTGGTCCTGCCGACCAGCTCCACCTCCCGCCCCGTAGGCCCCGCCTCACCTCCAAGCCCCGCCTCCAGCCCCGTGGGCCCTGCCTCTGGCCTCCATAGCACCTTGAGACTCTTTCCTAGCGTCTCCGTGGCGCCCTCATCCGACAGCTCCTGTGAGAGGAGCGTCTACAA acTTCACCAAACTGCTCCTGTTTG GGCCCCTGAGAGCCCACCTGTCCCCCAGGTCCCTACTGGGGAGGCCAGGCTGGA AGCCCGGTTCCTGGAGaatgtagcagcagcagaaacagaaaAGCAGGCTGCGCTGGCCCAGGGCCGGGCAGAAACATTGGCCGGTGCCATGCCGGATGATATGGACGGGTGTCcag ACACCCGAGAATCAAGGTACTCTCAGGAACCCACCCCTGCACCCAGGACACCCCAGAGTGCTGCCCCCCGAATCCTGCTGTGTGCCCAGCAGAGCCTTGAGCCAGAGCCCAGGGAGCCATTGGCCCCACCAAGCCCCAAGGCTGAGCCTGTGTGGGAGCTCCCTGCCCGTGTACCCAGGCTCTGCATTGGGGACCTGGACTTCTCAGATCTGGGGGAGGATGAAGACCAGGACATGCTGAACATGGAGTCTGTGGAGGCGGAGAAAGGgatcccacccccaccacccccaccacccctgcTCTCTGGAAgcctcccacctcctccacctccacctcccccacccctcaaaaGTCCCTTCccaccaaccccacccccaccccctgctgtcCCTGTTCCCCACTCAGCACCTGatggccctgccctccccaccaagAGGAAGACAGTAAAACTCTTCTGGCGGGAGCTAAAGTTGGCTGGAGTCCGTGGAGGCTCTGGCAGTCGCTTTGGGCCCAGCCCCACCCTGTGGGCCTCACTAGAGCCTGTCTCAGTGGATACAGCCCGGCTAGAACACCTGTTTGAGTCCCGAGCCAAGGACGTGTTGCCTTCCAAG AAAGCTGGTGAGGGCCGCCGTACAATGACCACAGTGCTGGACCCCAAGCGCAGCAATGCCATCAACATCGGCCTAACCACACTGCCACCTGTGCACGTGATCAAGGCTGCCCTGCTCAACTTTGATGAGTTTGCTGTAAGCAAGGATGGCATCGAG AAGCTACTGACCATGATGCCCACGGAGGAGGAGCGGCAGAAGATCGAGGAGGCCCAGCTGGCCAATCCTGACGTACCCTTGGGCCCAGCTGAGAATTTCCTGATGACTCTCGCCTCCATCGGGGGCCTGGCTGCCCGCCTACAACTCTGGGCCTTCAAACTGGATTATGACAGCATGGAGCGG GAAATTGCAGAGCCACTGTTCGACCTGAAAGTGGGCATGGAACAACTGGTGCAAAATGCCACCTTCCGCTGCATCCTGGCCACCCTGCTGGCTGTGGGCAACTTCCTCAATGGCTCCCAG AGCAGCGGCTTTGAGCTGAGCTACCTGGAGAAGGTGTCAGAAGTGAAGGACACGGTGCGCCGCCAGCCCCTGCTGCACCACCTGTGCGCTCTGGTGCTGCAGGCCCGGCCCGACTCCTCCGACCTGTACTCGGAGATCCCCGCCCTGGCCCGCTGTGCCAAG GTGGACTTTGAGCAGCTGACTGAGAACCTGGGGCAGCTGGAGCGCCGGAGCCGGGCAGCTGAAGACAGCCTGCGGAGCCTGGCCAAGCACGATCTGGCTCCAGCCTTGCGTGCCCGCCTCACCCACTTCCTGGTGCACTGTACCCGCCGTGTTGCCATGCTGAGGGTCGTACACCGCCGTGTCTGCAACAG GTTCCATGCCTTCCTGCTGTACCTGGGGTACACGGCAGAGGCAGCCCGTGAGGTCCGCATCATGCAGTTTTGCCACACGCTGCGGGAGTTCGCACTGGAGTATCGGACCTGCCGGGACCGGGTgctgcagcagcaacagaagcggGCCACATACCGTGAGCGCAACAAGACTCGGGGACGTATGATCACTGAG ACAGAGAAGTTCTCAGGTGTGGCTGGGGAAACCCCCAGCAAGCCGTCTGTCCCTGTGGCTGTGAGCAGTGGGCCGGGAGAAGGTGATGCTGATAGTCATGCCACCATGAAGAGTCTGCTGGCCAGCAAGCCCGAGGATGCCACACATGGCCGTCGCAGCAGAG GCATGGTCCAGAGCAGCTCCCCAGTCATGCCTACAGCAGTGGGGCCCTCCACTGTACCCCCGGAAGAACCTCCAGGCTCCAGTTTACCCAGTGACACTTCAGATGAGATCATGGACCTGCTGGTGCAGTCAGTGACCAAGAGCAGCCCCCGTGCCTTAGCTGCTAGGGAACGCAAGCGTTCCCGTGGCAACCGCAAGTCTT TGAGACGGACGCTGAAGAGCGGGCTGGGAGAGGATCTGGTACAGGCACTTGGACTGAGCAAGGGTCCTGGCCTGGAAGTGTGA